One region of Hymenobacter sediminicola genomic DNA includes:
- a CDS encoding DNA integrity scanning protein DisA nucleotide-binding domain protein → MLSPLPLLSAPPVAPTFAAPVSDAFRVWPHQARFRQATQVMADSLFGALDEDLEPYVLLLALPTLSGTVADVPTVCLEPAECGLESRLFEDAVAEGRRLQTRTVPPYPGRDDVSPELVRRRHEGQGVRMAVQTVLDTLDANSHYQHFCGWPSEINGFFVMTVLRVQRKPLRAYPSLRTGRFYTNGKPLLPSLLVASVLRFQEECIKLLNEPEPGSGLLARPRETEELLRAAGKSLLDTPAQALGTEPGAARLFHTLNTISSLRYEGAEGVGKLLLARRHHPNLQEVFALTCPTPLTDYRAVRKLLEMTTPDVSLLADGENVYALGRLVGPYDASREDLFVIEFINHYSWEFQHDGKVLMRTQYGQPSLPRPRLNRTKFRKDLKRTFQLTDPAKIERLWEVVLEASRQKHGTLLVITTEALAEADRLKLQCTLIEPVPLTPLITRLVTAIDGAVLLDPESYCYSIGVILDGKASMGRGTSTRGARYNSAIRYVETSPYPCLAIVVSEDGLVDVITKERLEDDN, encoded by the coding sequence ATGCTTTCCCCCTTACCCCTGCTTTCTGCGCCGCCCGTAGCTCCTACTTTTGCCGCGCCTGTTTCCGATGCCTTTCGGGTATGGCCGCACCAGGCCCGCTTCCGGCAGGCCACGCAGGTAATGGCAGACAGCCTGTTTGGGGCACTTGATGAAGACTTGGAGCCCTACGTGCTGCTGCTGGCATTGCCCACACTCTCAGGTACCGTGGCCGATGTTCCGACGGTATGTCTGGAACCAGCCGAATGTGGCCTGGAAAGCAGGTTGTTTGAGGATGCGGTAGCGGAAGGGCGTCGGCTCCAGACTCGCACCGTGCCTCCCTACCCCGGCCGCGACGATGTCAGCCCGGAGCTGGTGCGCCGCCGCCACGAAGGCCAGGGCGTGCGGATGGCCGTGCAAACTGTACTCGACACGCTCGACGCCAACTCGCACTACCAGCATTTCTGCGGGTGGCCTTCTGAAATCAACGGCTTTTTCGTGATGACTGTGCTGCGAGTGCAACGCAAGCCGTTGCGGGCGTATCCGTCGTTGCGTACTGGCCGCTTCTACACCAATGGCAAGCCGCTGCTGCCGTCGTTGCTGGTGGCGTCCGTTCTGCGCTTTCAGGAAGAGTGCATCAAGCTGCTGAATGAGCCGGAGCCTGGCTCGGGCCTGCTGGCACGCCCCCGCGAAACCGAAGAATTGTTGCGCGCCGCCGGCAAAAGCCTACTCGATACGCCTGCCCAGGCCCTGGGTACTGAGCCCGGTGCGGCCCGGCTGTTTCACACGCTCAACACCATTTCCAGCCTCCGCTACGAAGGCGCCGAGGGTGTAGGGAAGCTTCTGCTGGCCCGGCGCCATCATCCTAACCTGCAGGAGGTGTTTGCCCTTACCTGCCCTACGCCGCTCACTGACTACCGCGCCGTGCGGAAGCTGCTGGAGATGACCACGCCCGACGTTAGTCTGCTTGCCGACGGCGAAAATGTGTATGCGCTGGGTCGCCTCGTTGGCCCTTATGATGCCAGCCGCGAAGACCTATTCGTCATCGAGTTCATCAACCACTACTCCTGGGAGTTTCAGCACGATGGCAAGGTGTTGATGCGCACACAGTATGGCCAGCCCAGCTTGCCCCGGCCGCGCCTCAACCGCACGAAGTTCCGCAAGGACCTTAAGCGCACCTTCCAACTCACTGACCCCGCCAAGATTGAGCGGCTTTGGGAAGTAGTGCTGGAGGCTAGCCGCCAGAAGCACGGTACGCTGCTCGTTATTACCACCGAAGCCCTGGCCGAAGCCGACCGCCTGAAACTGCAATGCACCCTCATTGAGCCGGTGCCACTTACGCCGCTCATTACGCGCCTCGTTACGGCTATTGATGGGGCGGTGCTCCTCGACCCCGAATCGTACTGCTACTCCATTGGGGTGATTCTGGACGGCAAAGCCTCCATGGGCCGCGGCACCAGCACCCGCGGCGCCCGCTACAACTCCGCCATCCGCTACGTCGAAACCTCGCCTTACCCCTGCCTGGCCATTGTGGTGAGCGAAGACGGACTCGTGGACGTCATTACGAAAGAGCGGCTCGAAGACGACAACTAA
- a CDS encoding energy transducer TonB: MRSTLRRLALVAALALPAATHAQQKLKYPKPQPDQIYDAVAQPAVPVGGVEAYAQYLADHQQYPTAALQRGAAGTVTVTFVVEKSGVISGPVVAAPLDPDLDAEALRLIKAGPKWTPAQHKGAKVRQRVTVPISFQIPAGADEAIPTAGTAAPTAPGTPAGTTVVKADHPARPVGGEEAFFDWIQKNQKYPALARQRKLEGRVMVEFIVQKDGSLTDIDVLKPLLGSGLEQEALRLIKAAPKWSPATYQGQPVKQKMVLPVLFQL, from the coding sequence ATGCGCTCTACTCTCCGCCGTCTGGCCCTTGTGGCCGCCCTTGCCTTGCCCGCTGCCACCCACGCTCAGCAGAAGCTGAAGTACCCCAAGCCGCAGCCCGACCAGATTTATGACGCCGTGGCGCAGCCCGCCGTGCCGGTGGGCGGTGTGGAAGCCTACGCGCAGTATCTGGCCGACCACCAGCAATATCCTACGGCGGCCCTGCAGCGCGGTGCAGCAGGCACCGTCACGGTCACGTTTGTGGTGGAAAAAAGCGGCGTCATTTCCGGTCCGGTAGTGGCCGCGCCCCTCGACCCTGACCTGGATGCGGAGGCCCTGCGCCTTATCAAAGCCGGCCCTAAGTGGACGCCCGCGCAGCACAAAGGCGCCAAAGTGCGCCAGCGCGTAACGGTGCCTATTTCGTTTCAGATTCCGGCCGGCGCCGACGAAGCCATACCTACGGCGGGCACGGCGGCCCCCACCGCACCGGGCACTCCGGCCGGTACAACCGTCGTGAAGGCCGACCACCCGGCGCGGCCGGTGGGAGGCGAGGAAGCCTTCTTTGACTGGATTCAGAAAAATCAGAAATACCCGGCGCTGGCACGCCAGCGCAAGCTGGAGGGACGCGTGATGGTGGAGTTTATCGTTCAGAAAGACGGTTCTCTCACCGACATCGACGTGCTGAAGCCCTTGCTCGGCTCCGGTCTTGAGCAGGAGGCCCTGCGCCTCATTAAAGCCGCCCCAAAATGGAGCCCTGCTACTTACCAGGGGCAGCCGGTAAAGCAAAAGATGGTTTTGCCTGTTCTATTCCAGCTGTAA
- a CDS encoding RidA family protein, with translation MAPDTTSADTGNLASSAAAASSSIAHNSSRAPEPVGLYPHARRVGNLLFLSGVGPRQRGQKHVPGVELDEDGNILSYDFESQCHAVFQNVRYILEEAGSRWEDLVDVTVFLTNMKDDFSTYNRLYAEYFQSNQPCRTTVEINCLPTPIAIELKCVAAIG, from the coding sequence ATGGCACCTGACACTACTTCCGCCGATACCGGCAATCTGGCTTCTTCGGCCGCTGCTGCGTCTTCTTCTATTGCCCATAACTCCAGCCGTGCTCCGGAGCCGGTGGGCCTCTATCCGCACGCCCGGCGCGTAGGCAACCTGCTGTTTTTGTCGGGAGTGGGCCCGCGCCAGCGGGGGCAGAAACATGTGCCCGGCGTGGAGCTAGACGAGGACGGCAACATCCTCAGCTACGATTTCGAAAGCCAGTGCCATGCCGTATTTCAAAACGTACGCTACATTCTGGAAGAAGCCGGCTCGCGCTGGGAAGACCTCGTGGACGTGACGGTGTTCCTGACTAATATGAAGGACGACTTCTCTACTTATAACCGCCTCTACGCCGAGTATTTCCAAAGCAACCAGCCCTGCCGCACCACCGTCGAAATCAACTGCCTGCCCACGCCCATTGCCATCGAGCTGAAATGCGTGGCGGCCATCGGTTAG